One genomic segment of Impatiens glandulifera chromosome 6, dImpGla2.1, whole genome shotgun sequence includes these proteins:
- the LOC124943563 gene encoding uncharacterized mitochondrial protein AtMg00810-like produces MSSSSKLDKDDGGQSVDITAYRGLIGSLLYLIASRPDIQFAVGVFGRFQTNAKLSHFTVVKRILKYLKGTQNVGLWFLKDSRFNLTSYSDADYVGCKIDRKSTSETCQFLGDRPIFWFS; encoded by the coding sequence atgagctcctccagTAAGCTAGATAAAGATGATGGTGGTCAAAGTgttgacatcacagcctatAGAGGTCTCATCGGATCCTTGCTTTACCTCATTGCCAGTAGACCAGACATCCAATTTGCTGTTGGTGTCTTTGGAAGATTTCAGACTAATGctaaactttctcactttactGTTGTTAAACGCATtctgaaatatttgaagggaactcaaaatgtgggactgtggtttCTGAAGGATTCTAGATTCAATTTAACTagctactcagatgcagattatgtagggtgcaaaattgataggaAGAGCACGAGTgaaacttgccagttccttggagatcgtcctATCTTTTGGTTCAGCTAG